GACTGTGAAAACGTTGGGAGTTTTGCATAAAGGTCGTCAACGCAAGAGGGTTCTAAGGTATTTACACAGATCAAGAAGTAACTTTTATCGGAGATATTAAAAAGTAATCAACATATACAAGCAAACAATTCTGTCAAATATATCTCTAGACATTACATAGGGTAACACTTCTGAAATAAATTGCTATACTGATATCAAAATCGGATGACTACATTGTAGAATTGTGTATcttaaaatatacacatataccGTGGTTATTGATAACTGGAATGTGCTCTTTTTAAAGCTCAATGAtgatgcttctttttttttattgttaatattgtgatgacaaaataaaGATTAAGCTTAGCTTGCATATACTCAAGAGCCAGACTGTTAGCTATTACAGTAATGAAGTTTTctacttaaggatgtacttagttGAGGTTTTGGAATTAGTGTGAAATGTTTGGAATCCTTTGTGCTTTTCCATACCATGTAAGGTCAAATATTTTGCCTTACAAcacctatttatttttttattataagactTAATAGCTCATAAAACgtcatttgacaaaattatagGCAGAAACTGATTCTTAATTTTCTCTTaatttgagaccaaaataataccaatgcaaatataaggtaaaagtccgagtcaACCTTTTCCCGACATATTTCAAAAAGGGCTTCATGACCTATCATTATCAATAGCTTATTTTTATCCTAAACTAATACACCAGCTTGAAGTATCAATTTTGGTTTCttaattcattaaatttaaacttAGATCACCAAAGTACAttcttaatagaaaaaaaagttgcatGATATGAAAACGAAACATTATACCAAAATGGTATTTATAGTGCTTAAGAAATAGTTATTGCTATTAATATATTCTTGTCAattattatgaaataattttattagcTGCTAAATAATTgtctttattatttcatttgatattttttcggAGTTTACTCTAATTTAAAAgcttttattttgtacaaattggcACAAAACATTATGATATAACATTAATATAAgtattttaccatgtttacaaatatttattcgtaaaattttatttcaaatcagtGTCGTTAACATGGTGGACTTTGCATATGTTAGATTTAAGCGTTGCGTCATCTTTTATTGACCATTTCTTGCCTTAAATCCCTCATTTGTTGTTTCATTAGCTGATGAAACTTCAAGTTTTTTATCAGACCATTTCTTGCTTCAATTCCCTCATTTTGTGTGCTACATGTATtagctgttcaaaattcaagCTTATGATTAGACCAGTTcttcagaaaacaattataaaatgattCTAATATGCAACTGCATTTATTTATTGCCGGTACTTTTCATCTTATGAACATTATCCATCATCAATAATATTGTTAATGGTACCTtcaaaatatcgaaaaatagtaccattgataaaatgtatatacatgtatattggatTAAAGCAATACATCTTTACAATAAAGTATTGAGCCGTTCCATTATTGTCATTATTTAAGGCCCACTGACTTTTACATGTTTGCgttgtttatatgttaaaagtacagtttaaaaaaaatcaacgttgATGACTAACACCACAACATTAAAGAACTATTGAAATCAAGGAGATCCCAGtcggaaaccaggttgaaatagaacaaaagaatcgaagctctttattagagaaggcgataaatgtttactgtattgtttactatagtgacaaaatttttaaaagttaaaagaaacaaacaaaattgcaattttcttcttaattacgaggtgttttattttaaaaacacaatttgcataagttttcaatttatctacttcatagttaagcagaacaattaaATATCAtgtcgacgacatgggtatctttcaagttggatgacaaaaatgcataacctccgatttttttggaaaaaattaccacggatggaaaacatatcaatctattagttcagtaattttcgtgtctgcccttccattatatTACTGAagtaaaaaatccaaaaaatgggtaacaattgtatcgaaaagagaaaatcgagtgtTTGAGTTGAATAGtttgtcttgatatcgtacaaagtaagaatatttcatgcatcgtctcgcttcagattctatcatttttatatattaaaggcACGGGTTGACgtaataacacaaaaaagtactaaaagaagaaataaatgggtcaagtgaaatacctatctaatgagtcacaaaaacagagaaggtgtgttcgaatggctattttttactgaaagtacttgacgacagtctttcaagttggatgatgaaaatgcatatcttcgaaaaattctaattttttgtgtgtgataactagaGTTTATAGTCTTTATACTctaaaaaaatctagtctgcccttccacgaaatatttaataagaatatttttaaatgtttatgaattttcaaaaattccacccgacaaccgatcagacaatagttttaaattgaatcaatgcagacaagattattatctgatgctcattagctagttaatacatttgtctttaaaaatacaactgacatataaggatcgtaatggtgcaatgtggataaatttatcggtttccaagagcaaaattggtagcgcgtcatccctacaatggcttccgtttctacgattgtgaaaatgaactggcgtaatggggagataattttgacgaagtaggatTCTGACTGATCCGAAAAGGATAAAATATTCGTTTAACATCAACCTTTTCGTATTGGTTTTGTTCAATTACAAAACATGTATTTCACTCAACCAAAACACTGCAATGTTGCAATGCTCtttaaacaaaatgagataGTGCCATAAGAGAAATGTTAATTATAAAGATGGAACGATATCTTCATCGTCATATGATGTTTTGTCCTCTGCGCCATCACCTGGTTTTCTGTCATCTTTTGTGGTATTTCTTCTATCCAGAATACGATTTCTGGCCAGTAACAGTAGCACAGGTATCattaagcttgatattgcaccAAAAATGATTGTGATCAGATTGTtgatatctaaaataaatagaatatttcaaataaactaGATTTTCTCGTTCCTTTCTTAGAAATCTAATTTATATGCAATACTTGTTTttctaaatcttttttttatcataaatttggctctttttttttttttttagtttgaattaCTCTGTGAATTTgacattaaattataagaagCAACACGGTatggatttttctcattgtGGGCCGTACGATGGCCCTTAATTGCTTGCTACCACTTTATTTCAACTCtgttggatagttgtttcaCTGGCAATCATTCcgcatttttattatttttatatctttttatgtaGTCGTTGGTCTTCCTTATCGAAGAATAACAATGACTTCGAGCGGAAATAATCACGTGACTATAACGACTAAGGTAATAAGAATTACCTATAGTACTATCAGATTCTTCATCTGActtattttctgttaaaaatatcatacaaTGATTATCTGGACCGCAATTAATCATCTCGTGGGTTCTGAAGTTAGTCGGCCCCATCCGGTAGAGTTCCTTGGGTCCTTGAAAAAATAATCAAGTTAGCAACGATAGAAATAGAATAAAGCAAAAATCTGAAATACGAGATTAATTGATACCATTCAAAATCATGATACAAATATGCgtcaagaaaaaataataatacatttgttaACATTGATTGGTAAATAGATCACtgatttttgacaaaatcattaaaacaataatCCCTCAATTccttataatattatttaatctTATCCATAATCAGAGCCTTCAAAATGTGAGGCAGTAAGTTACATTTATGACAATTCTTAATACTATGAGTTTGCCTCGaatcattttcttataaatcgAGTACTCTTATGTTCCTTTTAAGAATACGTTACCTGTTTGCAAATACACCAATTTTAAGTTGTAATGTTTTAATTCTACACGACTGAAAACCTCAGCACTACTCTCATTATCAAATGTATTCATCTAAGATTCTTAAACAAATTAACTCCAAAACAGATTTAAGATGaaacaattttcaattataatttttcatgaTTATTCAAAAAGAATTGATATGTCGGATTTATTAAAAAGACATGCCTATCAAAACAACAGCGAttgaatagaccactttcgagttcatccgtaaccggcaaaaactcgtcaattatgcacgcctttatgacgtcatttaccagatagaggggctcgcctgtatccctgcactatttacgttcatcaagcgtctaagtgatcgtctttgtgcaggataaactagaaataatggttgctctgtaggtacttactgacaattccctaatgacagcagtgttgattgtctattttcagaattcaatttgccgaataattcgtacaatatagaattataattttccaaccactcgctcaacattgtaaggaagtgacgacgcccctaaacgcacagatgacggtgataaaggcgcgtataattgacgagttttttccggtgacggatgaactcgaaagttgtctattgctGTTCGTTATCTCAAAGTCACTTGGCTTATGATGAAAATACAATAGACACACCTGCTTGTATTGTGCGTATCCTAATGTTCGGGCTCtctttaaaagtgttattaaagATGTGCATGGTTATATTCAACCTGAAAGGAATATTTGAACAGAGAAACAATGGAAGTGTGGCTTTCGACCAATTACAATGAAAAGGTATTTCCTCCAATATCTGAAATAGAGAGCATTGACAAACTTACATTAACGAGTTAACCTGTTTTGTATGCCAGACATCAAGATACAGACTGAGTTAGAcatgttcatatttatatatgaaaatcaATAGCTACagctttttaattataaaaattttcACCAGGGAAATAACAAAGTACATACAAGAAAAGTCTCATCTAGcattaatttcttttacatACAGATGACAAAATTCTGGTAAGATCAAACACTATTCCTATCATACAAAGCTTTGGTGCTGCTTTTTATAGTTAATTGACGCGAAAAGGGTGACCATAACACATTGAATATGAAATATGGAAGTGCACCATTCTAAAATGTGTGCACAggctgtttatatatatatttttttaattcttagcACATTGTAAGTTCAAGATAAGTCCTTTTTAAATGGACAGGTTCATTTTTTAGCCTAATATCTGAGAACCCTCTGCATATCCGAtcacaattttgaaaaagaacaaatatcacgattatacaaaaaaaactgttattCATCTACATTTCCCTAAATGAAGTGATACAATACAGTCTCCCTACCTAAACACTTACTGCGGATCCAAAGAATGTTTCATTGTTGTGCTCCAATAGTATCTGCGTTTCGATCGTTATTGTATTATTGCCCTCTGCATCACATGGTACGAATAGATCCATGACCTCATAGCacaaatgtgaatatttttgtGTGTTATTTTCCTCTTCATATCCGGTCAATACAACAGAACATGGCGGATGTAAAGGGTTATCATCTGATGCAATGACAAAAGTCTTGTTTTCTAAAACTCCATAATGTTGATTACACTTGTGTCCATACTGCCTTCCCAATACCACTAACATAAGTAAAAGGATtacatatatgaaaataaattaatttaaaagtaatgaatcaaatttaagaaataaatgtttttgaaaaaaatgcctaTCATGTATCAACCTACGGTCGAAATTGGTTTACCTATTAAAGAAAAATGGTAACTGCAAAattagtaaaaacaaataaaaacacatataaatggGTTGCAAACGTATAAATTAACTGTGGAAAATATGAGAGAGACTTGTGACAATGTATAGAatccatttgtcattttgaacaataaaatatgtttaaatataaatgtacagaATGAAGAAATCATATATTGACAGATATAGGcgaatgtatatatttacattttaattttttttctgattctcTCAAAATTTTGATGCATTTATTTCAGACAGACTTTTAATGGCTTCATATATCATGCAAAAACCGCAGCatgaatacaatataataaataaatgatgcatgtatatattatatatcaggATGATTTTCTGGCAACATATATTGAAAACGTTATacgtaatttataatttttgacaGTTCACATAATAACTTCATGATATATAGTCTGGGAGTTTTCTTCAACtctctttttcttaaaatacgGAGCTATCGTGCAACAGTATTATACAAAAACTTACATTTCCTATGAATTAATTCAGGAAAGCAGTATCCAGAAGATATTATCGCCACAAGGATTATAAGCTATAAATGtgaacaatattgaattaaaatactAGTTTTTGGATATAGGAttagaatttttgttttttaaattatttataatttaattaatttgactatataaatggtgttttttctgacttgcatgtatacatgtattaacttttttaaaacatgctttactatatataaattttaggaattttaaataaatacaaatttaattgtTGATAATTGGCGCTATAATGTCATTATAGATTTCAAGTTCTGAAAATTGTAACTAAAGAGTCTAATAGATGTTAAGCTATGATAACTGTCACTAAAATGTTGATGTAGATTTTGTATTAAGATAAATGTCACTGTTCATATTACTCCCGATAACAATTGTcactaaaaatatattgtagATTTCATATTATGATAACTAGAAGGCGGCGTTTGAGGAGAACATAAGTTTAAAAATgcggcaaaagataccaaagggacattcaaatgtaaagtcgaaaacaaataaactgaaaacgaaATGGGAAAATACGAAAAACATGACATAAGGAAACgtaacagtatacaaaacactcCAGCAACACGCAATCCGACACAGTCTATGGTTCAAAATACATTAAACCAATCCCTTGGTTGTAGGGTAATCAATGATCACTGACAAGACATGCATCAAATCACAAGGATGCTTCATCAAATCG
This is a stretch of genomic DNA from Mytilus trossulus isolate FHL-02 chromosome 6, PNRI_Mtr1.1.1.hap1, whole genome shotgun sequence. It encodes these proteins:
- the LOC134723219 gene encoding uncharacterized protein LOC134723219, producing MHIFNNTFKESPNIRIRTIQAGPKELYRMGPTNFRTHEMINCGPDNHCMIFLTENKSDEESDSTIDINNLITIIFGAISSLMIPVLLLLARNRILDRRNTTKDDRKPGDGAEDKTSYDDEDIVPSL